A stretch of Lathyrus oleraceus cultivar Zhongwan6 chromosome 6, CAAS_Psat_ZW6_1.0, whole genome shotgun sequence DNA encodes these proteins:
- the LOC127095402 gene encoding uncharacterized protein LOC127095402, which yields MEEFSDNELLSSVLPSIVKRVRTRREKKTVAQRSPRKKIDVPTSSKTTVAVESSLKRKFHGPTKSWSKVVPKKNKTKWKYVYQKRLALERELAHNVLDYKDIMDLIQEAGLMKTVTQFSKCYEMLVKEFIVNLSEEYADGKSKEFKKVYVRGKCVNFSHSVINKYLGRPDEAQLELEVTDNKICQVITANQVRKWPLKGKLVASKLSVKYAMLHKIGVANWVPTNHKSTVAVMLGKFMYAVGTKAKFDYGSYIFDQTLKHAGSFSVKGPIAFPSLICGIVLNQFPNILTENDSVKKRDNPMSFNHKLFLGTHVPDIVRTSGETSRVSNQPGKAAVIAMLKEICRELEARKLNLEKLISFLEMTEGDVLADGGEFGEAAAVAEEAERQGEEGEAEASSDDGTNDDADSKSDD from the exons ATGGAGGAGTTTTCTGATAATGAGTTGTTGTCCTCTGTCCTCCCTAGCATAGTCAAAAGGGTTAGGACTCGGAGAGAAAAGAAAACTGTGGCTCAAAGGTCCCCTAGAAAGAAGATTGATGTTCCAACCTCTTCCAAGACAACGGTGGCAGTCGAGAGTTCCCTCAAGAGGAAATTTCATGGTCCAaccaaatcttggagcaaagtgGTGCCCAAGAAAAATAAGACCaa GTGGAAATATGTTTATCAGAAGAGGCTGGCTTTGGAAAGGGAATTAGCTCATAATGTCCTAGACTATAAGGATATTATGGATCTTATTCAAGAGGCTGGTTTAATGAAGACTGTGACTCAGTTTTCAAAGTGCTATGAGATGTTGGTAAAGGAATTTATTGTTAATTTGTCTGAAGAATATGCTGATGGCAAGTCTAAGGAATTCAAGAAAGTGTATGTGAGAGGAAAGTGTGTAAATTTCTCTCATTCAGTGATCAACAAGTATTTGGGAAGGCCTGATGAAGCTCAACTTGAGCTTGAGGTGACTGACAACAAAATttgtcaagtcatcactgctaatCAGGTAAGGAAGTGGCCTCTCAAAGGAAAATTGGTGGCAAGTAAACTGAGTGTCAAGTATGCAATGCTGCATAAGATTGGAGTTGCTAACTGGGTGCCCACCAATCATAAATCTACAGTTGCTGTAATGCTTGGAAAGTTTATGtatgctgttggaaccaaagccAAATTTGACTATGGCTCCTATATTTTTGATCAAACTTTGAAGCATGCAGgaagcttcagtgtgaagggtcctatagcctttccttctcTCATCTGTGGTATTGTTTTGAATCAGTTTCCAAACATCTTAACTGAGAATGATTCTGTGAAGAAAAGAGACAACCCTATGTCTTTCAATCATAAGCTGTTCCTAGGTACccatgtccctgacattgtcagGACATCAGGTGAGACATCACGTGTAAGCAATCAGCCAGGTAAAGCTGCTGTCATTGCAATGCTCAAAGAAATCTGCAGGGAATtagaggcaaggaagctgaaCTTGGAAAAATTGATTAGCTTTTTGGAGATGACTGAAGGTGATGTGCTAGCTGATGGTGGAGAATTTGGTGAAGCTGCTGCTGTTGCAGAAGAAGCTGAAAGACAAGGTGAAGAGGGAGAAGCAGAGGCCAGCTCTGATGATGGCACAAATGATGATGCTGACTCTAAGTCAGATGACTAG